From a region of the Pirellulales bacterium genome:
- a CDS encoding DUF6677 family protein: MTTAAELNASVSHSSAHCSLVIDLRDPVLAACLAWLIPGAGHFYQRRWGKGGLFMVCILGTFFMGMWMGQGKVVYASWRHNDQRYAYFCQLGVGLPALPALVQAMRMGSDPPRAPLFGGVMAPPLMPGQLVPVEWAEQQVAAGEFDRDDFPDLADQAPPKNVGYLYSPSTQRYSSKATRTADPYSQLSSWNFKMGPFFELGTVYTLIAGLLNVLAIYDSWGGPVLIAGEPLAEASEEKKNN; the protein is encoded by the coding sequence GTGACTACTGCCGCTGAGCTGAATGCTTCGGTTTCTCATTCTTCCGCCCACTGTTCGCTAGTGATCGACTTGCGCGATCCTGTGTTGGCGGCCTGCCTCGCGTGGCTGATCCCCGGCGCCGGACATTTCTATCAGCGGCGCTGGGGAAAAGGGGGTCTGTTCATGGTCTGCATCCTCGGCACATTCTTCATGGGAATGTGGATGGGGCAGGGAAAAGTCGTCTACGCCTCGTGGCGGCATAACGATCAGCGATATGCCTATTTCTGCCAGCTTGGCGTCGGCTTGCCGGCGCTGCCGGCGCTGGTGCAGGCGATGCGGATGGGTTCGGATCCGCCGCGGGCGCCGCTCTTCGGCGGAGTCATGGCGCCGCCGCTGATGCCGGGCCAATTGGTTCCGGTCGAATGGGCCGAGCAGCAGGTGGCCGCCGGCGAATTCGATCGCGACGATTTTCCCGACTTGGCCGATCAGGCGCCGCCGAAAAATGTCGGCTATCTCTATTCGCCCAGCACGCAGCGCTACTCATCGAAGGCCACGCGGACCGCCGACCCCTATAGTCAGCTCAGTTCGTGGAACTTCAAGATGGGCCCGTTTTTCGAATTGGGCACCGTCTATACACTGATCGCCGGTTTGCTCAATGTGTTGGCGATTTACGACTCGTGGGGCGGCCCGGTGCTGATCGCGGGAGAACCGCTCGCCGAAGCGTCGGAAGAAAAGAAAAACAATTAG
- the rpmG gene encoding 50S ribosomal protein L33 has product MAKSKKKVETIFLVCEETGDYNYTIRRKSGGEKLKLSKYSPRLRKHTLHVEKKK; this is encoded by the coding sequence ATGGCCAAGAGCAAGAAAAAAGTGGAAACGATCTTCCTCGTCTGCGAGGAAACAGGCGATTACAACTACACGATTCGTCGCAAGTCGGGGGGCGAGAAGCTTAAGCTGAGCAAGTATTCCCCGCGGCTGCGCAAGCATACGCTGCATGTCGAGAAGAAGAAGTAG